A genomic stretch from Natronomonas gomsonensis includes:
- a CDS encoding LysE family translocator yields the protein MTLLSTLSAGVLFGLALAAPPGPMNAVIAEESVLRGWTAGFRAGLGAMTADAVFLGLALLGVVAAIEEMPTLQSVMVGVGGLLMLYFAYGAARGAQESFRAAETPGDEDSRGFSKAFILALTNPYQILFWVTAGTALLTPGTVDVLSYASEALAGLVVVETGSPVLLAGLFGGIGVWITGFPATLTAARQRMESLAPAIAYGSAVVLAGFGVYFLADALFL from the coding sequence ATGACTCTCCTTTCGACGCTTTCGGCGGGCGTGCTGTTCGGGTTGGCGTTGGCGGCGCCGCCGGGGCCGATGAACGCCGTCATCGCCGAGGAGTCGGTCCTGCGGGGGTGGACCGCCGGGTTCCGCGCCGGACTGGGCGCGATGACCGCCGACGCCGTCTTCCTCGGATTGGCGCTGCTCGGCGTCGTCGCCGCTATCGAGGAGATGCCGACGCTGCAGTCGGTCATGGTCGGGGTCGGTGGGCTGTTGATGCTGTATTTCGCCTACGGCGCCGCCCGCGGCGCACAGGAGAGCTTTCGGGCCGCCGAGACGCCCGGCGACGAGGATAGCCGTGGCTTCTCGAAGGCGTTCATCCTCGCGTTGACGAATCCCTATCAGATACTGTTCTGGGTCACCGCGGGCACGGCGCTTCTGACACCCGGAACCGTCGACGTGCTGTCGTACGCCAGCGAGGCGCTTGCCGGCCTCGTCGTCGTCGAGACCGGTAGTCCGGTCCTGTTAGCCGGCCTGTTCGGCGGTATCGGCGTCTGGATAACTGGCTTCCCCGCGACGCTTACGGCCGCTCGACAGCGCATGGAGTCGCTGGCGCCGGCTATCGCCTACGGGAGTGCGGTCGTACTCGCTGGGTTCGGCGTGTACTTCCTCGCCGACGCCCTCTTTTTATAA
- a CDS encoding threonine synthase — protein MTSFEGFRCTDCGETVDDEAPTRCPDCGGTLDATYDYDAAELSRETLAGRTGAWAARELFPVVPDGMGEGATPLVEAPRLAEELGVDSVYIKNEAHNPTGTVTDRGLAVVAEAANRADADTLALPTTGNGGQSAAAYAARAGLLSRVFVPSRANFINKAMINVHGGDMRVVEGRFDDARETYEREREELPAADEEEWFPAAAFDSPFRHEGLKSVYHELAESLDWTAPDAVVVPVGHGATVSGLWKGAREFDELDLVDGTPRLYAAQPDGCAPIVEAAENGDDPEPWEYPDTVVGSLEVPDPAGGLPAVEAVRASGGSGVAVDDEDLLDSAATVAQHEGLEVSVACGAAAAGAWDLADTGAFDSDDTVVLLNTGTGNKDADIVRSRLMGRGM, from the coding sequence ATGACGAGTTTCGAGGGCTTTCGCTGTACTGACTGCGGTGAGACGGTCGACGACGAGGCTCCGACCCGATGCCCCGACTGCGGCGGGACGCTCGATGCGACCTACGACTACGACGCCGCCGAGTTGAGTCGGGAGACGCTCGCCGGCCGCACCGGCGCGTGGGCGGCCCGCGAACTGTTCCCGGTCGTTCCCGACGGAATGGGCGAGGGAGCGACGCCGCTGGTCGAAGCCCCACGGCTAGCCGAGGAGTTGGGCGTCGATTCGGTCTACATCAAAAACGAGGCCCACAACCCGACTGGAACGGTGACCGACCGCGGTCTCGCCGTCGTCGCCGAGGCCGCCAACCGGGCCGACGCCGATACGCTCGCCTTGCCAACGACGGGCAACGGGGGACAGTCCGCTGCGGCCTACGCCGCCCGCGCCGGCCTGCTCTCGCGGGTGTTCGTCCCCAGTCGCGCGAACTTCATCAACAAGGCGATGATAAACGTCCACGGCGGCGACATGCGCGTCGTCGAGGGGCGCTTCGACGACGCCCGCGAGACCTACGAGCGCGAACGCGAGGAACTGCCGGCGGCCGACGAAGAGGAGTGGTTCCCCGCCGCCGCCTTCGACTCGCCGTTCCGCCACGAGGGACTGAAATCGGTGTACCACGAACTCGCAGAATCCCTCGATTGGACGGCTCCCGACGCCGTCGTCGTGCCCGTCGGCCACGGGGCTACCGTCTCGGGGCTCTGGAAGGGTGCCCGGGAGTTCGACGAACTCGACCTCGTCGACGGTACGCCCCGTCTGTACGCCGCCCAACCGGACGGCTGTGCGCCCATCGTCGAGGCCGCAGAGAATGGCGACGACCCCGAACCGTGGGAGTACCCCGACACCGTCGTCGGCAGTCTCGAAGTGCCCGACCCCGCCGGCGGACTGCCCGCCGTCGAGGCCGTCCGCGCCAGCGGCGGGTCGGGCGTCGCCGTCGACGACGAAGACCTCCTCGACAGCGCCGCGACGGTCGCCCAACACGAGGGACTGGAGGTCAGCGTCGCCTGCGGAGCGGCCGCCGCGGGTGCGTGGGACCTCGCTGACACCGGCGCCTTCGATTCCGACGACACCGTCGTCCTCCTCAACACGGGAACTGGAAACAAAGACGCCGACATCGTCCGCAGTCGACTCATGGGTCGGGGGATGTAG
- a CDS encoding NAD(P)/FAD-dependent oxidoreductase, with the protein MHVVVAGGGLAGLVAARRLAEAGAEVELFEEREEVGGRVRSRTVDGFTLDRGFQVLFSAYPAARRELDLDALDLRRFAPGATIARPNHRSTLSDPLGQPTAAVPTLLNRDVRTGDKLRLFRLQRELKRREWETLFDGDDASIREYLAGQGFSKAFVENFAAPFYGGITLDRSLSTSSHVFEYTFKALSEGKTVVPAAGMGAIPAQLRKRVEAAGAVIETQDAVSRIDADEDRVSVETNDEHRSPDAVIVATDPKSAGDLTGIETPTEAKACVTVHCSVPDHQTLDTGSRILLNAADDRPNTVAPMSAAAPEYAPEGRDLLSATYLGEQDESDQELIETVRESLDSWYPENHFGELEGVAVDRIEFAQFAQQPGFRSSLPTADAPEGPVYLAGDYTRWSSIQGALESGKRAADAVLANED; encoded by the coding sequence ATGCACGTCGTCGTCGCCGGTGGCGGACTCGCCGGACTGGTCGCCGCCCGACGCCTCGCGGAGGCGGGCGCCGAAGTCGAACTGTTCGAGGAACGCGAGGAAGTCGGCGGCCGCGTTCGCTCCCGAACCGTCGACGGGTTCACGCTGGACCGCGGCTTTCAGGTGCTGTTCTCCGCCTATCCCGCCGCTCGACGCGAACTCGACCTCGACGCGCTGGACCTCCGGCGCTTCGCCCCCGGCGCGACCATCGCCCGGCCGAACCACCGCTCGACGCTGTCGGACCCGCTCGGCCAACCGACTGCGGCGGTGCCGACGCTTTTGAACCGCGACGTTCGGACGGGCGACAAACTCCGCCTGTTTCGCCTCCAGCGGGAGTTGAAGCGTCGCGAGTGGGAGACGCTGTTCGACGGCGACGACGCCTCGATACGGGAGTACCTCGCAGGGCAGGGCTTCTCGAAGGCGTTCGTCGAGAACTTCGCGGCACCTTTCTACGGTGGCATCACGCTGGACCGCTCGCTGTCGACGTCGAGTCACGTCTTCGAGTACACGTTCAAGGCGCTCTCGGAGGGCAAGACGGTCGTTCCCGCGGCAGGGATGGGTGCGATTCCGGCGCAACTCCGGAAGCGGGTGGAGGCAGCGGGTGCGGTTATCGAAACCCAAGACGCAGTGAGCCGAATAGATGCCGACGAGGACCGCGTGAGTGTCGAGACGAACGACGAACACCGCTCACCCGACGCCGTCATCGTCGCCACGGACCCGAAGTCGGCCGGTGACCTGACGGGAATCGAGACGCCCACGGAGGCGAAAGCCTGCGTCACCGTCCACTGTTCGGTGCCGGACCACCAGACGCTGGACACCGGGTCACGCATCCTTCTCAACGCCGCCGACGACCGTCCGAACACCGTTGCGCCGATGTCAGCCGCCGCCCCGGAGTACGCACCCGAGGGCCGTGACCTCCTCAGCGCGACGTACCTCGGCGAACAGGACGAAAGCGACCAAGAACTCATCGAGACGGTTCGGGAGTCCCTCGATTCGTGGTATCCCGAGAACCACTTCGGCGAACTCGAAGGCGTCGCCGTCGACCGAATCGAGTTCGCACAGTTCGCCCAACAGCCGGGGTTCCGCTCGTCGCTCCCCACCGCCGATGCCCCGGAGGGACCGGTGTACCTCGCCGGCGACTACACCCGGTGGTCGTCGATTCAAGGCGCCTTGGAGAGCGGAAAGCGGGCCGCAGACGCGGTTCTCGCGAACGAGGACTGA
- a CDS encoding metallophosphoesterase gives MEFEPHDRAVYLPAADVLVCADLHVGRAATSNVEWGLGEHAHTTLVERFEALLQRFTPSEAVIAGDVLHAFNSLPRGTAETVQELQGVAEAAETRLLATPGNHDTMLEELWDGPIAEEYRLGRVVVIHGHERPETDADCYVVGHDHPTIEIEGQRWPCFLYGPEQYGDADVLMLPSFSRLPAGVAVNGMTASEFQSPFVTDADGLRPVVRDEDADETHEFPPLGEFRRLL, from the coding sequence ATGGAGTTCGAACCGCACGACAGAGCGGTGTATTTGCCGGCCGCCGACGTGCTCGTCTGTGCGGACCTCCACGTCGGCCGCGCCGCCACCTCGAACGTCGAGTGGGGGCTCGGAGAACACGCACACACGACCCTCGTCGAGCGGTTCGAGGCGCTGCTTCAGCGGTTCACCCCGTCGGAAGCCGTAATAGCCGGCGACGTGCTCCACGCCTTCAATAGCCTCCCGCGAGGCACGGCTGAGACGGTTCAGGAACTCCAGGGCGTGGCGGAGGCGGCCGAGACCCGACTCCTCGCCACGCCGGGCAACCACGACACGATGCTTGAGGAACTGTGGGACGGCCCGATAGCCGAGGAGTACCGCCTCGGCCGCGTCGTCGTCATTCACGGCCACGAACGACCGGAAACGGACGCCGACTGCTACGTCGTCGGCCACGACCACCCGACCATCGAAATCGAGGGACAACGCTGGCCCTGTTTCCTGTACGGTCCCGAACAGTACGGCGATGCGGACGTGTTGATGCTACCGTCGTTCAGTCGGTTGCCGGCCGGCGTCGCCGTCAACGGAATGACCGCAAGCGAATTTCAATCGCCGTTCGTCACCGATGCCGACGGACTCCGTCCCGTCGTCCGCGACGAGGACGCCGACGAAACCCACGAGTTCCCGCCGCTCGGGGAGTTCCGCCGACTGCTGTAG
- a CDS encoding DUF7839 domain-containing protein, with protein sequence MVDVLDNKRSATKFRVLVEIADRQPAVNQGEIADAVGVTSQAVSEYIRELVDEGFVEKEARSRYRVTKQGVDWLFQQASDVRRFADHVTEDVLGSMQEDAALATADIESGDSVSLFIEDGLLHAAPGEEGPATGVATTDAGESEVVGVTGFAGIIDLEPGEVTVFQVAPIRSGTPAGSESLRAAADAADVVAAAGVEAVAALRDSGVDADVTFAAGEVAADAAGRGLDVVVVATTDLAGRVTDALRDAGLAYEVDDV encoded by the coding sequence ATGGTCGATGTCCTCGACAACAAGCGCTCGGCGACGAAGTTCCGCGTTCTCGTCGAGATAGCGGACCGCCAGCCGGCGGTCAATCAGGGGGAAATCGCAGACGCCGTCGGCGTGACGAGTCAGGCCGTCTCGGAGTACATCCGCGAACTCGTCGACGAGGGGTTCGTCGAGAAGGAGGCCCGCTCGCGGTACCGCGTCACCAAGCAGGGCGTCGACTGGCTGTTCCAGCAGGCCTCCGACGTGCGCCGCTTCGCCGACCACGTCACCGAGGACGTACTCGGGAGCATGCAGGAAGACGCCGCCCTCGCCACCGCCGACATCGAATCCGGCGACTCGGTGTCGCTTTTCATCGAGGACGGCCTCCTCCACGCCGCCCCCGGCGAGGAGGGCCCTGCCACCGGCGTCGCCACGACGGACGCGGGCGAGAGCGAAGTGGTCGGCGTCACCGGCTTTGCCGGCATCATCGACCTCGAACCCGGCGAAGTGACGGTGTTTCAGGTCGCACCGATTCGGTCGGGGACGCCGGCAGGGTCGGAGTCGCTTCGAGCGGCCGCCGACGCCGCCGACGTGGTCGCCGCCGCTGGCGTCGAGGCCGTCGCCGCCCTCCGGGATTCCGGCGTCGACGCCGACGTGACCTTTGCGGCCGGCGAAGTCGCCGCCGACGCCGCAGGCCGTGGCCTCGACGTGGTCGTCGTCGCCACAACCGACCTCGCCGGACGGGTCACCGACGCGCTTCGTGACGCCGGATTGGCCTACGAAGTCGACGACGTGTAG
- a CDS encoding J domain-containing protein has product MVFSPRVGVVVESLLGLPRWLLLGVSVGALVSLVVAATFVVASRMFPDGNESRSTWPSSEGRRRAEIRRYLDAIGERFAEDTRAHGEPVAFYLPHRDVAVTFDARTFYALEHTSTYAILMEHEMPGIALGNRLPFETPDVEFGDTGRGSGRRSHRSNRSVDPAETAYAVLGLPSGASEDAVQQAYRRRVKEVHPDQGGDEAEFKRVREAYDTAKQHASS; this is encoded by the coding sequence ATGGTATTCTCCCCTAGAGTGGGTGTGGTCGTCGAATCGCTACTCGGATTGCCGCGATGGCTCCTCCTCGGCGTGTCCGTCGGCGCGCTCGTGAGCCTCGTCGTCGCGGCGACGTTCGTCGTCGCCTCCCGGATGTTCCCGGACGGCAACGAGAGCCGGTCGACGTGGCCCTCCAGCGAGGGCCGCCGTCGCGCCGAAATTCGACGCTATCTCGACGCTATCGGCGAGCGCTTCGCCGAAGACACCCGTGCCCACGGTGAACCGGTCGCCTTCTATCTCCCCCACCGTGACGTGGCCGTCACGTTCGACGCACGCACGTTCTACGCCCTGGAACACACCTCGACGTACGCCATCCTCATGGAACACGAGATGCCCGGCATCGCACTCGGCAACCGACTCCCCTTCGAGACGCCCGACGTGGAGTTCGGCGACACCGGCCGCGGTTCCGGACGCCGCTCGCACCGCTCGAACCGGAGCGTCGACCCGGCGGAGACTGCCTACGCCGTCCTCGGACTCCCGAGTGGAGCCAGCGAGGACGCGGTCCAGCAGGCCTATCGCCGCCGCGTCAAGGAAGTCCACCCCGACCAAGGCGGTGACGAGGCCGAATTCAAACGAGTCCGTGAGGCGTACGACACCGCCAAGCAACACGCCTCGTCGTGA
- a CDS encoding proteasome assembly chaperone family protein — translation MDEFDIERPADPDLDDPVLIEGLPGVGHVGKLAAEHLLEEFDAELVRRVYSEHFPPQVTVEDGKTTLACAEVHAIRDAGHDMLVLTGDHQAGDGPGHYRLADAFLDVAASFETDRIFALGGVPTGELVDEPDVVGAATTDEFIEDLEGVGVEFREDEPAGGIVGISGLLLGLGERRGYEAACLMGETSGYLVDPKSARAVLEVLQEAVGFDIGYDSLEERAEEMEEVVKRIRQMEQGAAPSDEDLRYIG, via the coding sequence ATGGACGAGTTCGACATCGAGCGACCTGCCGACCCCGATTTGGACGACCCGGTGTTGATAGAAGGGCTCCCGGGCGTCGGCCACGTCGGCAAACTCGCCGCCGAACACCTACTTGAGGAGTTCGACGCCGAGTTGGTACGCCGGGTGTACTCCGAGCACTTCCCGCCGCAGGTAACCGTCGAGGACGGCAAGACGACGCTGGCGTGTGCGGAGGTCCACGCCATCCGCGACGCCGGCCACGACATGCTGGTGTTGACCGGCGACCACCAGGCCGGCGACGGTCCCGGCCACTACCGCCTCGCCGACGCCTTCCTCGACGTGGCGGCGTCCTTCGAGACCGACCGCATCTTCGCGCTGGGCGGCGTCCCGACCGGGGAGTTGGTCGACGAACCGGATGTGGTCGGGGCGGCGACGACTGACGAGTTCATCGAGGACCTCGAAGGCGTCGGCGTCGAGTTCCGCGAGGACGAACCCGCCGGCGGTATCGTCGGCATTTCCGGACTCCTCCTCGGATTGGGCGAGCGCCGCGGCTACGAGGCCGCCTGTCTGATGGGCGAGACGAGCGGCTATCTCGTCGACCCCAAGAGTGCGCGTGCAGTGTTGGAAGTTCTCCAGGAGGCCGTCGGCTTCGATATCGGCTACGACTCCCTCGAAGAGCGCGCCGAGGAGATGGAAGAGGTCGTAAAACGCATTCGGCAGATGGAACAGGGCGCCGCCCCGAGCGACGAGGACCTCCGGTACATCGGCTGA
- a CDS encoding RNA-protein complex protein Nop10 → MKADIRVCSAWETEHDRPVYTLGEQCPECGADAENSAPAPFSPEDPYGEYRRRARRRRS, encoded by the coding sequence ATGAAAGCCGACATCCGGGTGTGTTCGGCGTGGGAGACCGAACACGACCGGCCGGTGTACACGCTCGGGGAGCAGTGTCCGGAGTGTGGTGCCGACGCCGAAAACAGCGCGCCAGCCCCGTTCTCGCCGGAGGACCCCTACGGGGAGTACCGGCGGCGGGCACGGCGCCGGCGTTCCTGA
- a CDS encoding translation initiation factor IF-2 subunit alpha, translating to MKYSGWPTPGELVVGRVDEIEDFGVFVDLEEYEDKRGLVHVSEVASGWIKNVRDHVNEDQLVVCKVLEVDEDAQQVDLSIKDVNDHQRSEKVQEWKSEQKADKWMELAFGEDVEDETFRDIANELIDVHGSLYAGFEQAAIHGPEALEGTDLSDAELEAIVETARENVSVPYVTVTGYVDLEAPGTDGVEDVREALKAAEGNGEVPDEVELDVTYVGAPEYRIKVKAPNYKTAETQLEESATRASEAIEAVGGTGEFHRERRTDEE from the coding sequence ATGAAATACAGTGGCTGGCCTACGCCGGGAGAACTCGTCGTCGGACGCGTCGACGAGATCGAGGATTTCGGCGTGTTCGTCGACCTCGAAGAGTACGAAGACAAACGGGGGCTGGTCCACGTCAGCGAGGTCGCCTCCGGGTGGATCAAGAACGTCCGCGACCACGTCAACGAGGACCAACTCGTCGTCTGTAAGGTACTGGAAGTCGACGAGGACGCCCAACAGGTCGACCTCTCGATTAAGGACGTCAACGACCACCAGCGCTCCGAGAAGGTCCAGGAGTGGAAGAGCGAACAGAAGGCCGACAAGTGGATGGAGCTGGCCTTCGGCGAGGACGTCGAAGACGAGACGTTCCGCGACATCGCAAACGAACTCATCGACGTTCACGGCTCGCTGTACGCCGGCTTCGAGCAGGCCGCCATCCACGGCCCCGAGGCCCTCGAGGGAACCGACCTCTCGGATGCGGAACTCGAGGCCATCGTCGAGACGGCCCGCGAGAACGTCTCCGTCCCCTACGTCACCGTGACGGGCTACGTCGACCTCGAAGCCCCCGGCACCGACGGCGTCGAGGACGTTCGCGAGGCGCTGAAAGCCGCCGAGGGCAACGGTGAAGTCCCCGACGAGGTCGAACTCGACGTGACCTACGTCGGCGCACCGGAGTACCGCATCAAGGTGAAGGCGCCGAACTACAAGACTGCCGAGACCCAACTGGAGGAAAGCGCGACACGGGCCAGCGAGGCCATCGAGGCCGTCGGCGGCACCGGCGAGTTCCACCGTGAGCGCCGCACCGACGAGGAGTAG
- a CDS encoding 30S ribosomal protein S27e → MAGNFFRVQCGDCENEQVVFGKAASTVTCAVCGSTLATPTGGEADILGEVVETVEAR, encoded by the coding sequence ATGGCAGGAAACTTCTTCCGCGTCCAATGTGGGGACTGTGAGAACGAGCAGGTCGTCTTCGGCAAGGCCGCAAGCACCGTCACGTGTGCGGTGTGTGGCTCGACGCTCGCGACGCCGACCGGCGGCGAGGCAGACATCCTCGGCGAGGTCGTCGAGACCGTCGAAGCGCGATAG
- a CDS encoding 50S ribosomal protein L44e has protein sequence MEMPRRFNTYCPHCNTHHEHEVEKVRTGRSSGTKWDARRTRRGKAVIGNAGRFSKVPGGDKPTKKTDLKYRCSDCGKAHLREGWRAGRLTFQE, from the coding sequence ATGGAAATGCCACGCCGGTTCAACACGTACTGTCCGCACTGCAACACCCACCACGAACACGAGGTGGAGAAGGTCCGAACGGGCCGCTCCTCGGGGACGAAGTGGGACGCCCGCCGCACTCGGCGCGGGAAAGCCGTCATCGGCAACGCCGGGCGGTTCTCGAAGGTGCCCGGTGGCGACAAGCCCACCAAGAAGACGGACCTCAAGTACCGCTGCAGTGACTGTGGCAAGGCCCACCTCCGCGAAGGATGGCGTGCCGGCCGACTCACCTTCCAGGAGTAA
- a CDS encoding HAH_0734 family protein has translation MKRLIIRGDPGIRKGAVIDYDGEEYVCFGISRQGEWHGPDRVQLWCTIGKEAEREDFAKRNFVPMHLDVDNVDADAVEVIKTKAEPATS, from the coding sequence ATGAAGCGGCTCATCATCCGCGGGGACCCCGGCATCCGCAAGGGCGCCGTCATCGACTACGACGGCGAGGAGTACGTCTGCTTCGGCATCTCCCGGCAGGGCGAGTGGCACGGCCCCGACCGCGTCCAGCTGTGGTGTACTATCGGCAAAGAAGCCGAACGCGAGGACTTCGCTAAGCGAAACTTCGTCCCGATGCACCTCGACGTGGACAACGTCGACGCCGATGCCGTCGAAGTCATCAAAACAAAGGCCGAACCGGCGACGTCCTGA